Proteins co-encoded in one Uloborus diversus isolate 005 chromosome 9, Udiv.v.3.1, whole genome shotgun sequence genomic window:
- the LOC129229872 gene encoding GPALPP motifs-containing protein 1-like has product MKMDDLYGPPLPPGFNLPSKKTNESTSSSHEESCSSKLIGPQIPNFLSVKKSNDKDAAGEQEDKNERKFIGPKIPSSLHGEESGSDEEYVGPMPSHSNEDAYNVVKDIEKRATSMKNKLDNQSVSSSDKIEREEWMVVPDTSRRNQLGAISRCLAPGSKSDSSKKEKRSHRQSEKDKKTTEDLKKYNKSRRSESLLELHRKDKKKKKEKSDKPKERKAFDRDEIAVRHFSNQQVNSVIDKAKYLNKRFHSGAEQYL; this is encoded by the exons atgaaaatgGATGATTTATATGGTCCTCCTTTGCCTCCTG gaTTTAATTTGCCTTCAAAGAAAACTAATGAATCAACTTCTTCAAGTCACGAGGAAAGCTGCTCTTCAAAGTTAATTGGCCCTCAAATCCCCaattttctttctgtaaaaaaatcaaatgacaAAGACGCAGCAGGAGAGCAGGaagataaaaatgaaagaaaattcattGGGCCCAAAATACCCTCATCACTTCATGGGGAGGAAAGTGGCTCTGATGAAGAGTATGTTGGGCCAATGCCGTCACACTCAAATGAAGATGCCTACAATGTTGTGAAAGATATTGAGAAAAGAGCAactagtatgaaaaataaattggaCAATCAA AGCGTATCTAGTTCTGACAAGATTGAAAGAGAAGAATGGATGGTTGTTCCAGATACATCTCGTAGAAATCAACTTGGAGCTATATCCAGATGTTTAGCACCAGGATCAAAGTCTGATTCATCAAAA AAGGAAAAACGTTCTCATCGACAGtctgaaaaagacaaaaaaactacagaagatttgaaaaaatacaat AAATCAAGGCGATCTGAGTCACTCTTAGAACTGCACAGAAAagacaaaaagaagaaaaag GAAAAATCTGATAAACCAAAAGAGAGGAAAGCCTTTGATCGAGATGAAATTGCTGTTCGCCATTTTAGTAACCAACAAGTgaattctgtgatagacaaagcaaaatatttaaataaaagatttCACTCAGGAGCTGAACAATATCTTTAA